One genomic segment of Euzebya sp. includes these proteins:
- a CDS encoding helix-turn-helix domain-containing protein, producing the protein MVRSWEHAQLVAVDGTTRSVRSPEAVRLVAAVLDAHERGEQPAVFTRQHVLTTTEAADLLAISRPTLYKLCASGQLPFHMAGRDRRFLAGHVHALLQVRSAHLSKSSAYRRCLVALSDVSLDEDVLNDPQYVPSSRAREAATEITDRLLAGLT; encoded by the coding sequence ATGGTCCGTTCATGGGAGCACGCCCAACTCGTCGCCGTAGACGGGACAACACGTAGCGTTCGCTCCCCGGAGGCGGTCCGGCTCGTCGCCGCGGTACTCGACGCCCACGAGCGCGGAGAGCAGCCCGCGGTCTTCACCCGTCAACACGTCCTGACGACAACAGAGGCCGCCGACCTCCTCGCGATCTCTCGGCCGACCCTGTACAAGCTGTGCGCTAGCGGCCAGCTGCCGTTCCACATGGCGGGCCGCGACCGTCGGTTCTTGGCGGGGCACGTCCATGCATTGCTACAGGTCCGCTCAGCTCACCTGTCCAAGTCGTCGGCCTACCGCCGGTGCCTCGTAGCGCTGTCTGACGTGTCGCTCGACGAGGACGTCTTGAACGACCCACAGTACGTACCGAGCAGCCGGGCTCGTGAAGCAGCGACGGAGATCACCGATCGTCTGCTCGCTGGCCTGACCTGA